In Gammaproteobacteria bacterium, the following are encoded in one genomic region:
- the dcd gene encoding dCTP deaminase: MSIKSDKWIRRMAEQHKMIEPFEPGQVRQNGGGKIVSYGTSSYGYDVRCADDFKIFTNINSTIVDPKAFDARSFVDFKGPCCVIPPNSFALARTVEYFRIPRNVLVVCLGKSTYARCGIIVNVTPLEPEWEGHVTLEFSNTTPLPAKIYANEGVAQMLFFESDEVCETSYKDRGGKYQGQKGVTLPKT; the protein is encoded by the coding sequence ATGAGCATCAAATCCGACAAATGGATCCGCCGCATGGCGGAACAACACAAGATGATTGAGCCCTTCGAGCCGGGTCAGGTGCGCCAGAACGGCGGCGGCAAGATCGTGTCCTACGGCACCTCCAGCTATGGCTACGACGTGCGCTGCGCCGACGATTTCAAGATTTTCACCAACATCAACAGCACCATCGTGGACCCCAAGGCCTTCGACGCGCGCAGCTTCGTGGATTTCAAGGGTCCGTGCTGCGTGATTCCGCCCAATTCCTTCGCGCTCGCGCGCACCGTGGAATACTTCCGCATCCCGCGCAACGTGCTCGTAGTGTGTCTCGGCAAGTCCACTTATGCGCGCTGCGGCATCATCGTGAACGTCACTCCGCTGGAGCCGGAATGGGAAGGCCATGTAACACTGGAGTTCTCCAACACGACGCCGCTGCCTGCAAAAATCTACGCCAATGAGGGCGTGGCCCAGATGCTGTTCTTCGAATCCGATGAAGTCTGCGAAACCAGCTATAAAGATCGCGGCGGGAAATATCAGGGGCAGAAAGGCGTGACGTTGCCGAAGACTTGA
- the metG gene encoding methionine--tRNA ligase: MNSSPRRILVTSALPYANGPLHLGHMLEYIQTDIWVRFQRLRGHDCIYVCADDAHGTPIMLKARELGIAPEELVAAVGEQHRRDFQDFRISLDNFHTTHSPENRELSTLIYKRLKSGGYIARRSIRQFYDEQAKMFLPDRFIKGTCPRCGTPDQYGDACENCGATYTPADLKNPVSVISGTRPVERESEHYFFKLGEFGDFLKRWIAESRLHPAVRAKLDEWFKAGLQDWDISRDAPYFGFEIPDAPGKYFYVWLDAPIGYMASFKNLCARRKDLKFDDYWGKDSKHELYHFIGKDITYFHTLFWPAMLHGAGFRTPTAVYAHGFLTVNGQKMSKSRGTFIKARTYLEHLSPEYLRYYFAAKLGPGVDDIDLNLDDFAQRVNSDLVGKLVNIASRCAGFLTKNFQGRLFSTQEEWKTISGTSIDADLGIEMVLLGSDDTIAEYYEKREYAAAIREIMRLSDLVNQFIDKYKPWELAKQKENKEILHRICSAAINAFRILTIYLAPVLPSFAVEAEKFLNAEGKLTWNHLAEYPTNPIHEYKPLMTRVDPAKTKAMVEASKENLEISSSKVAANMEPIFPEISYEDFAKLDLRIARIAKAEQVDGADKLLRLTLDLGGETRNVFAGLKAAYTPEQLEGKLTVMVANLAPRKMKFGVSEGMVLAAGPGGKDLWILEPHKGAQPGMRVK, translated from the coding sequence ATGAACAGCTCCCCACGCCGCATCCTGGTCACCAGCGCGCTGCCCTACGCCAACGGCCCGCTGCACCTCGGGCACATGCTGGAATACATCCAGACCGACATCTGGGTGCGCTTCCAGCGGCTGCGTGGTCACGATTGCATCTACGTGTGCGCCGACGACGCCCACGGCACACCTATCATGCTCAAGGCACGCGAGCTCGGCATCGCGCCGGAGGAACTGGTCGCGGCCGTCGGCGAGCAACACCGCCGCGACTTCCAGGACTTCCGCATCAGTCTGGACAATTTCCATACCACCCACTCGCCCGAAAATCGCGAGCTGTCCACTCTTATATATAAGCGCCTGAAGAGCGGCGGCTATATCGCGCGGCGCAGCATCCGCCAGTTCTACGACGAGCAGGCCAAGATGTTCCTGCCGGACCGCTTCATCAAGGGCACCTGTCCCCGCTGCGGCACGCCGGACCAGTACGGCGACGCCTGCGAGAACTGCGGCGCCACCTACACGCCCGCCGACCTGAAAAACCCGGTATCGGTGATTTCCGGCACCCGGCCGGTGGAACGGGAATCCGAGCATTACTTTTTCAAGCTCGGCGAGTTCGGCGATTTCCTCAAGCGCTGGATCGCGGAAAGCCGGCTGCACCCCGCGGTGCGCGCCAAGCTGGACGAGTGGTTCAAAGCGGGGCTGCAGGACTGGGATATTTCGCGCGACGCGCCCTACTTCGGCTTCGAGATTCCAGATGCGCCGGGCAAGTATTTCTACGTGTGGTTGGACGCGCCCATCGGCTACATGGCGAGTTTCAAGAACCTGTGTGCTCGCCGCAAGGACCTGAAATTCGACGATTACTGGGGCAAGGATAGCAAGCACGAGCTTTACCACTTCATCGGCAAAGACATCACCTATTTCCATACCCTGTTCTGGCCGGCCATGCTCCACGGTGCCGGTTTCCGCACGCCCACGGCGGTGTACGCGCACGGCTTCCTCACCGTGAACGGCCAGAAGATGTCCAAGTCCCGCGGCACCTTCATCAAGGCGCGCACTTATCTCGAGCATCTGAGCCCGGAATACCTGCGCTATTACTTCGCCGCCAAGCTCGGTCCCGGCGTGGACGACATTGACCTCAACCTCGACGATTTCGCACAGCGCGTGAATTCCGACCTCGTGGGCAAGCTGGTGAACATCGCGAGCCGCTGCGCGGGATTCCTTACAAAGAATTTTCAAGGCAGATTGTTCAGCACTCAGGAAGAATGGAAAACAATCAGTGGAACGTCCATTGACGCCGATCTTGGAATAGAGATGGTATTGCTTGGCTCCGATGATACGATCGCGGAATATTACGAAAAACGCGAATACGCTGCGGCCATCCGGGAAATCATGCGATTATCCGACCTGGTCAATCAATTCATCGACAAATACAAACCGTGGGAATTGGCAAAACAGAAAGAAAACAAGGAAATACTACACCGGATTTGCAGCGCTGCCATCAATGCCTTTCGCATACTCACGATCTATCTGGCTCCAGTCCTCCCATCTTTTGCTGTAGAAGCAGAAAAGTTCCTTAACGCGGAAGGAAAATTGACCTGGAACCATCTAGCGGAATATCCGACAAACCCGATCCATGAATACAAGCCGCTCATGACGCGCGTTGATCCCGCCAAAACCAAAGCTATGGTGGAGGCTTCCAAGGAAAATCTTGAAATTTCATCCTCCAAGGTTGCAGCAAACATGGAACCCATCTTCCCGGAAATCAGCTACGAAGATTTCGCGAAACTGGACTTGCGCATCGCGCGCATCGCCAAGGCCGAGCAGGTGGATGGCGCCGACAAACTTCTGCGCCTGACGCTGGATCTCGGCGGTGAGACCCGCAACGTATTTGCCGGCCTCAAGGCCGCCTACACGCCCGAGCAGCTCGAGGGCAAGCTCACGGTGATGGTGGCGAACCTCGCGCCGCGCAAGATGAAATTCGGCGTGTCCGAAGGCATGGTGCTGGCCGCCGGCCCGGGCGGCAAGGACTTGTGGATCCTCGAGCCGCACAAGGGCGCCCAGCCGGGCATGCGTGTGAAGTAA
- a CDS encoding DUF3108 domain-containing protein, with product MTILLLATASAATYAAAPAIPLYHATYSLERNDLHIGNAEFAVTRNANGTYTYQSVTQASGLLSLFLHTVITETSHFTMTNGQPRSLFYSYQETGSSGKSELIRFDWNKGLAYSDRNNDKQALPLKPGTCDVMLAQLRISLSAMEGRFNNDFAVLDHAEMQTYDLREGAKARVDTGAGTFDTIEVSRKDSKKNRITSFWLAPKLDYLPVQMRQTEPGKATISLVLTEIKFDTASR from the coding sequence ATGACGATTCTGCTGCTTGCGACGGCCAGCGCTGCCACCTACGCCGCCGCACCCGCGATTCCTCTTTACCACGCCACCTATTCCCTCGAGCGCAATGACCTGCATATTGGAAATGCGGAATTCGCCGTGACCCGCAACGCCAACGGCACCTACACCTACCAGTCCGTGACCCAAGCCTCCGGACTGTTGTCGCTGTTCCTGCACACGGTCATCACCGAAACCAGCCACTTCACTATGACCAACGGCCAGCCACGCTCCTTGTTCTACAGCTACCAGGAAACGGGCAGCAGCGGCAAATCCGAGCTTATCCGCTTCGACTGGAACAAAGGCCTGGCTTACAGCGATCGCAACAACGACAAACAGGCTTTGCCCCTGAAACCCGGCACCTGTGACGTCATGCTCGCGCAATTGCGCATCTCGCTCAGTGCAATGGAGGGCCGTTTCAACAACGATTTTGCGGTTCTGGATCATGCCGAGATGCAGACCTACGACCTGCGAGAGGGTGCAAAGGCCAGAGTTGACACTGGGGCGGGAACATTCGATACCATCGAAGTTTCCCGCAAAGACAGCAAGAAAAACCGCATCACCAGCTTCTGGCTCGCGCCGAAACTCGATTACTTGCCGGTGCAGATGCGCCAGACTGAGCCCGGTAAGGCCACCATCAGCCTGGTACTGACGGAAATCAAATTCGACACAGCTTCCAGGTAG
- a CDS encoding RnfABCDGE type electron transport complex subunit B, which translates to MNTPADHIDALLPQTQCRRCGYRDCRAYAEAIAAGEAAINRCPPGGNETIQALAEIAGQRFAPLDPAVGVFTLGTVAFIDEALCIGCTKCIQACPVDAIVGAPKQMHTVIEALCTGCELCVAPCPVDCIYMQPARGTTEGIDVPAAGPARAEYFHSRYQAHNARLARDQTEREAPLRNKAATADEIIAQRKAEIAAAVARVRARRAQRERQRT; encoded by the coding sequence ATGAACACGCCCGCCGACCACATTGACGCGCTTCTGCCGCAGACCCAGTGCCGGCGTTGCGGCTACCGGGACTGCCGCGCGTACGCGGAAGCCATCGCAGCCGGCGAAGCCGCCATCAACCGCTGTCCGCCCGGCGGCAACGAAACCATTCAAGCACTGGCGGAAATCGCCGGGCAGCGCTTCGCACCCCTCGATCCCGCCGTCGGTGTATTCACGCTGGGCACGGTGGCCTTCATTGACGAAGCCTTGTGCATCGGCTGTACCAAGTGCATCCAGGCCTGTCCGGTGGACGCCATCGTGGGGGCGCCGAAGCAGATGCATACCGTCATCGAGGCGTTGTGCACCGGCTGCGAGTTATGCGTGGCGCCCTGTCCGGTGGACTGCATTTATATGCAGCCCGCGCGCGGCACGACCGAGGGCATTGACGTGCCAGCCGCCGGGCCGGCACGCGCGGAATACTTTCATTCGCGCTACCAGGCACACAACGCGCGGCTGGCACGCGACCAAACCGAACGCGAGGCACCCTTGCGCAACAAGGCCGCAACCGCCGACGAGATCATCGCCCAGCGCAAGGCGGAAATCGCCGCCGCCGTGGCGCGGGTGCGCGCCCGGCGCGCGCAGCGTGAACGGCAGCGCACATGA
- the apbC gene encoding iron-sulfur cluster carrier protein ApbC, translating to MSDVSREQIEAALRGWREPYFGTDLVSANAVRGIQVQDGRVSVEVELGFPSGSYPTELAATLREQLQKHSGVRTAEIRVETRILSHAVQRNLKPLPGVKNIIAVASGKGGVGKSTVAVNLALALKAEGANAGILDADIYGPSQPRMLGLRGTPSTKEGKRIVPMVGHGIQCMSAGFLVDEETPMVWRGPMVTQALMQLIGNTDWQDLDYLIVDMPPGTGDIQLTLSQRVPVSGAVIVTTPQEIALLDARKGLKMFQKVNVEILGIVENMGTHVCSHCGHEEAIFASGGGERMAAQYGVPFLGSLPLDITIREQTDSGNPSVAADPHGKIALRYREIARRTAAQLALAGKDYAGAFPKIVIEE from the coding sequence GTGAGTGACGTTTCCCGCGAACAGATCGAAGCCGCGCTGCGTGGCTGGCGCGAGCCTTATTTCGGCACGGACCTGGTAAGCGCCAATGCGGTGCGCGGCATCCAAGTGCAGGACGGTCGCGTATCCGTCGAAGTGGAACTGGGGTTCCCGTCCGGGAGCTACCCCACGGAACTTGCCGCCACGCTGCGGGAACAACTTCAGAAGCATTCCGGCGTGCGTACGGCGGAGATCCGCGTGGAAACGCGGATTCTCTCGCACGCCGTGCAGCGCAATCTCAAGCCGTTGCCGGGCGTGAAGAACATCATCGCCGTGGCTTCCGGCAAGGGCGGCGTAGGCAAATCCACGGTAGCCGTGAATCTCGCGCTCGCACTCAAGGCCGAGGGCGCCAACGCCGGCATCCTCGATGCCGACATTTACGGCCCCAGCCAGCCGCGCATGCTGGGCTTGCGCGGCACGCCCTCAACGAAAGAAGGCAAGCGCATCGTGCCGATGGTGGGGCACGGCATCCAGTGCATGTCCGCGGGTTTCCTGGTGGACGAGGAAACGCCGATGGTGTGGCGCGGGCCGATGGTCACGCAGGCGCTCATGCAGTTGATCGGCAATACCGACTGGCAGGATCTGGACTATCTCATCGTGGACATGCCACCCGGCACCGGCGACATCCAGTTGACGCTCTCGCAGCGCGTACCGGTCTCGGGCGCGGTGATCGTTACCACGCCGCAGGAAATCGCGCTGCTGGATGCGCGCAAGGGCCTCAAGATGTTCCAGAAGGTAAATGTGGAAATCCTCGGCATCGTCGAGAACATGGGCACGCACGTGTGCTCGCACTGCGGCCATGAGGAAGCCATTTTCGCCTCGGGAGGCGGCGAGCGCATGGCGGCGCAGTACGGCGTGCCGTTTCTCGGCAGCCTGCCGCTCGACATCACGATCCGCGAGCAGACCGACAGCGGTAACCCGAGCGTGGCCGCCGATCCGCATGGCAAGATCGCCCTGCGTTACCGCGAAATCGCGCGCCGCACCGCGGCGCAACTGGCGCTGGCTGGCAAGGATTATGCCGGCGCGTTTCCGAAGATTGTGATAGAAGAGTGA
- the purN gene encoding phosphoribosylglycinamide formyltransferase, giving the protein MAATESVQRTKLAVLISGEGSNLQALLDACASGTLPADVSTVISNRACARGLRRAATAQVPIHAILAASGTAREDYDATLRMLIERHAPELVLLAGFMRVLSDEFVRHFRGRLLNIHPALLPKFRGLHTHRRVLEAGEKEHGCSVHFVTEELDGGPIIARAKVAVKTSDTEQTLAARVRQREHALYPLVVRWLVEGRVKLNEDRVSFDGQPLASPRVFEIDEEIA; this is encoded by the coding sequence ATGGCCGCGACCGAGTCCGTGCAGCGCACGAAACTTGCGGTGCTGATTTCCGGCGAAGGCAGCAATCTTCAGGCGCTTCTCGACGCCTGTGCCAGCGGCACCTTGCCCGCCGATGTGTCCACGGTAATCAGCAATCGTGCTTGCGCACGTGGCCTGCGGCGTGCCGCAACCGCGCAGGTGCCGATACACGCGATTCTTGCCGCCAGTGGAACCGCGCGTGAAGATTACGATGCGACGCTGCGCATGCTCATCGAGCGTCACGCGCCCGAGTTGGTCCTGCTCGCCGGATTCATGCGCGTGCTGAGCGACGAATTCGTGCGCCACTTCCGCGGCCGGCTGCTCAACATCCATCCGGCCTTGTTGCCCAAATTTCGTGGCCTGCACACCCACCGGCGCGTTCTGGAAGCGGGCGAAAAGGAACACGGCTGCAGCGTGCATTTCGTCACCGAAGAGCTGGACGGCGGCCCGATCATTGCACGCGCGAAAGTCGCGGTGAAAACCAGCGACACTGAACAAACGCTCGCCGCGCGCGTGCGCCAGCGCGAACATGCACTCTACCCGCTGGTCGTGCGCTGGCTGGTCGAAGGCCGAGTCAAACTGAATGAAGACCGCGTATCATTCGATGGTCAACCACTTGCCAGTCCGCGGGTTTTTGAAATCGACGAGGAAATTGCGTGA
- the nth gene encoding endonuclease III: MNPAKRAAIFARLKKANPKPVTELKYRTPYELLVSVVLSAQSTDIGVNQATAKLFPIANTSAAMVALGEAGLKPYIKTIGLYNTKAKNIVAATKILIEQHGGQVPRERAALEALPGVGRKTANVILNVAFGEPTIAVDTHIFRVANRTGLAPGKTVREVEDKLLKFTPDEYRKDAHHWLILHGRYVCKARIPECWRCLIRDLCEYPHKTPAPGAKPNRQSRHTRTRD; this comes from the coding sequence ATGAACCCCGCCAAACGCGCCGCGATTTTCGCGCGGCTCAAAAAGGCCAATCCCAAGCCCGTCACGGAACTCAAATACCGCACGCCTTACGAACTCTTGGTGTCGGTGGTGTTGTCGGCCCAATCCACCGATATAGGCGTCAACCAGGCCACGGCCAAGCTGTTCCCCATCGCCAACACGTCCGCGGCCATGGTGGCGCTCGGCGAAGCCGGACTCAAGCCATACATCAAGACCATCGGCCTGTACAACACCAAGGCCAAAAATATCGTCGCCGCGACAAAAATCTTGATCGAGCAGCACGGCGGCCAGGTGCCGCGTGAGCGCGCCGCACTCGAGGCGCTTCCCGGCGTGGGCCGCAAGACTGCGAACGTGATTCTCAACGTTGCATTCGGCGAGCCCACTATCGCCGTGGACACGCACATCTTCCGCGTCGCCAACCGCACCGGCCTGGCTCCGGGCAAGACCGTGCGCGAGGTGGAGGACAAGCTGCTGAAATTCACCCCGGACGAATACAGGAAGGACGCCCATCACTGGCTGATCCTGCACGGCCGCTACGTGTGCAAGGCGCGCATACCCGAGTGCTGGCGTTGTCTGATCCGTGATCTCTGCGAGTATCCGCACAAGACTCCGGCGCCGGGGGCGAAGCCAAACCGTCAATCGCGCCACACGCGCACCCGG